In Flavobacterium sp. WV_118_3, one DNA window encodes the following:
- the hemH gene encoding ferrochelatase — protein MKGVLLVNLGSPESPEPKDVKPYLDEFLMDKYVIDVPFLLRALLVRGIILRKRPERSSEAYKKIWWEEGSPLIVLSKRTHKKVQERVELPVALAMRYGNPSILSGLQELADKGVTEVLLFPLYPQHAMASTTTILVLAEELRQKHFPQMKFTIVPAFYNKKDYIQNLADSIKKHLEGFAYDHLLFSYHGIPERHIRKTDVTKSHCKIDGSCCNTPSPAHEFCYRHQCFETTRQVVELLNIPKEKYSQTFQSRLSGDKWLEPYTDIEINKMPEKGIKNLAVVTPAFVADCLETLEEIAMEANHQFKEHGGENFLAIPCLNDDDNWVDTMSNWIKDWSKN, from the coding sequence ATGAAAGGAGTATTGTTAGTAAACCTGGGTTCGCCGGAAAGTCCGGAACCGAAAGATGTAAAGCCGTATCTGGATGAATTCTTAATGGATAAATATGTAATCGATGTACCTTTTTTACTGCGTGCCTTACTGGTAAGAGGGATTATCCTGAGAAAACGCCCGGAGCGTTCGTCGGAAGCGTATAAAAAAATATGGTGGGAAGAAGGTTCCCCTTTAATTGTACTTTCCAAGCGTACGCATAAAAAAGTACAGGAAAGAGTAGAACTTCCGGTAGCATTGGCCATGCGTTATGGAAATCCTTCCATTTTAAGTGGTTTACAGGAATTGGCCGATAAAGGCGTAACAGAAGTGCTGTTGTTTCCGCTATATCCGCAACATGCGATGGCATCGACTACAACCATTCTGGTATTGGCCGAGGAATTGCGTCAGAAGCATTTCCCGCAAATGAAGTTTACGATAGTACCGGCTTTTTACAATAAAAAGGATTATATCCAAAATCTGGCCGATTCAATTAAAAAGCATCTGGAAGGTTTTGCATACGATCATTTATTGTTTTCGTACCACGGTATTCCGGAGCGTCATATCCGTAAAACCGATGTAACCAAATCGCATTGTAAAATCGACGGAAGCTGTTGTAATACACCATCACCGGCACACGAATTCTGTTACCGTCACCAATGTTTTGAAACGACAAGACAGGTGGTGGAATTATTAAATATCCCCAAAGAAAAATACAGTCAGACGTTTCAATCGCGTTTGTCCGGAGACAAATGGTTGGAACCGTATACCGATATTGAGATCAACAAAATGCCGGAAAAGGGCATTAAAAATCTGGCCGTTGTAACGCCGGCTTTCGTAGCCGATTGTTTGGAGACGCTGGAAGAAATTGCCATGGAAGCCAACCATCAGTTTAAAGAACACGGCGGCGAAAACTTTTTGGCGATACCGTGTTTAAATGACGACGATAATTGGGTTGACACGATGAGCAACTGGATTAAAGACTGGTCTAAAAATTAA
- a CDS encoding AraC family transcriptional regulator: MGSQEDIKIEDDFSLIRFQNDTNEVVKFERPVSMGLIQFHFGLKGKAKFLFNQGSYGLDLVEEKSLLLYNPQKELPLHLTIEPHSWVVSVLISIQKFHALFSSEAEYIPFLSDENRDKKYYKEENISPSMAIVLNQIFNYNLNPSIKKLYYKGKGYELLSLFFNRSEDPDAEQCPFLIDEENVLKIRKAKDIVLANMAEPPGLQELADQVGLNLKKLKMGFKQIYGDSVYSFLFDYKMEYARKLLDSGSYNVNEVGLKIGYSTASHFISAFKKKFGTTPKKYLMSINISS, translated from the coding sequence ATGGGTTCTCAGGAAGACATAAAAATTGAAGACGACTTTTCTTTAATTCGTTTTCAGAATGATACGAATGAAGTTGTAAAGTTTGAACGTCCGGTGAGTATGGGGTTGATCCAGTTTCATTTTGGACTGAAGGGAAAAGCGAAGTTTTTGTTTAATCAGGGGAGTTATGGTCTGGATCTGGTTGAGGAAAAATCACTGTTGCTTTACAATCCGCAAAAGGAATTGCCGTTACATTTAACCATCGAACCACATTCGTGGGTGGTATCGGTATTGATTTCGATTCAGAAATTCCACGCGTTATTTTCGTCCGAAGCCGAATATATTCCGTTTCTTAGCGATGAGAACCGGGATAAAAAATATTATAAGGAAGAAAATATCAGTCCGTCGATGGCGATTGTATTGAATCAGATTTTTAATTATAACCTGAATCCGTCCATTAAAAAGCTATATTATAAAGGTAAAGGATATGAATTGCTGAGTTTGTTTTTTAACCGAAGTGAAGATCCCGATGCCGAACAATGCCCGTTTCTGATTGACGAAGAGAACGTATTAAAGATCCGGAAAGCCAAAGATATTGTGTTGGCTAATATGGCGGAGCCACCAGGATTACAGGAACTGGCCGATCAGGTGGGCTTAAATCTGAAAAAACTTAAAATGGGATTCAAACAGATTTATGGTGATTCGGTATACAGTTTTCTATTTGACTATAAAATGGAATATGCGCGAAAATTGCTGGATAGCGGTTCGTATAACGTAAATGAAGTCGGATTGAAAATAGGATATAGTACGGCGAGTCATTTTATTTCGGCTTTTAAAAAGAAATTCGGAACGACGCCCAAAAAATACCTGATGTCGATCAATATCAGTTCTTAA
- the hemA gene encoding glutamyl-tRNA reductase: MENNTISKHPTFYAVGLSYKKADAEMRGKFSLDNEAKNNLLIQAKNDGLDAMIVTSTCNRTEIYGYAQHPFQLIKLLCENSQGTIEDFQKVAYVYKNNEAINHMFRVGTGLDSQILGDFEIISQLKNAFMESKNHTLVNNFLERLINAVIQSSKRIKNETEISSGATSVSFAAVQYIMNNVPDISSKNILLFGTGKIGRNTCENLVKHTKNDHITLINRTKDKAEKIAGKFNLIVKDYADLQLEIQKADVLVVATGAQNPTIDKAILNLKKPLLILDLSVPKNVDDNVKELSDVTLVHMDHLSQMTDETLENRKKHIPAAEAIIEEIKEEFFNWTKARKFAPTIHALKEKLNTIKESELNFQRKKFDNFDEEQAEIISTRIIQKITTHFANHLKDNNTMVDESIEWIEKIFQIETAKNE, translated from the coding sequence ATGGAGAACAATACAATATCGAAGCATCCAACTTTTTATGCCGTTGGATTGAGTTACAAGAAAGCGGATGCCGAGATGAGAGGGAAATTCAGCCTTGACAATGAGGCGAAAAACAACTTACTGATTCAAGCCAAAAACGATGGCCTTGACGCCATGATCGTTACCTCTACCTGTAACCGAACCGAAATTTACGGTTATGCACAACATCCTTTTCAGTTAATAAAATTACTTTGCGAAAACAGTCAGGGTACTATCGAAGATTTTCAGAAAGTAGCCTATGTCTATAAAAACAACGAAGCCATTAACCATATGTTTCGTGTCGGAACCGGATTAGATAGTCAGATTTTAGGTGATTTCGAAATTATCAGTCAGCTGAAAAATGCTTTTATGGAATCTAAAAATCATACCTTAGTCAATAATTTTCTGGAACGCTTGATCAACGCTGTAATCCAGTCCAGCAAACGTATCAAAAATGAAACCGAGATCAGTTCCGGTGCTACTTCCGTTTCGTTTGCCGCCGTGCAATATATTATGAATAACGTTCCGGATATCAGTTCGAAAAATATTTTATTGTTCGGAACCGGTAAAATCGGACGGAATACCTGTGAAAATCTCGTTAAACATACCAAAAATGATCATATTACACTGATCAACAGAACCAAAGACAAAGCGGAAAAAATTGCCGGTAAATTCAACCTGATCGTAAAAGATTATGCCGACCTGCAATTGGAAATTCAAAAAGCCGATGTGCTTGTTGTCGCTACCGGAGCACAAAATCCAACAATCGACAAAGCCATCCTGAATCTGAAAAAACCGTTGTTAATTCTGGATTTATCGGTACCTAAAAATGTTGATGACAATGTAAAAGAATTGTCGGATGTAACATTGGTCCATATGGATCATCTTTCGCAAATGACCGATGAAACCCTGGAAAACCGCAAAAAACACATTCCGGCAGCCGAGGCCATTATCGAAGAAATAAAAGAAGAATTCTTTAACTGGACCAAAGCCCGAAAATTTGCACCAACCATTCATGCGTTAAAAGAAAAACTCAACACGATTAAAGAAAGTGAATTGAATTTTCAACGCAAAAAATTCGATAACTTCGACGAGGAGCAGGCTGAAATTATCAGTACCCGCATCATACAGAAAATAACCACCCATTTTGCCAATCATCTGAAAGACAACAATACCATGGTCGACGAAAGTATCGAATGGATTGAAAAAATTTTCCAGATAGAAACTGCTAAAAATGAATAA
- the hemC gene encoding hydroxymethylbilane synthase has product MNKTIRIGTRDSELALWQAHTVAKKLNDLGYPTEIVAVKSTGDIILDKPLYELGITGIFTKTLDIAMIKGEVDIAVHSMKDVPTALPTGIVQAAVLERANTVDILVHKGNLDFLNGNGIIATGSLRRKAQWLHKYPTHEVVDLRGNVNTRMQKLHDNNWNGAVFAAAGLERINLKPDTYIDLDWMTPAPAQGAMVVVAMENDAFCREAVARLNHNETEICTHIERQFLRELEGGCTAPIGALATISENTITFKGVLFSLDGTEKHEIEKVVSRDDYRELGQKAAREVLDNGGSVLMTLIKKTLQK; this is encoded by the coding sequence ATGAATAAAACAATACGTATTGGTACGCGCGACAGTGAGCTGGCGTTATGGCAGGCGCACACCGTGGCCAAAAAACTAAACGACTTAGGATACCCTACAGAAATTGTCGCCGTAAAATCTACAGGCGACATTATTTTGGATAAACCTTTGTATGAATTGGGCATCACCGGTATTTTTACCAAAACGCTCGACATCGCGATGATTAAAGGCGAAGTAGACATTGCCGTTCATTCGATGAAAGATGTTCCCACAGCACTTCCAACAGGAATTGTGCAGGCAGCCGTTTTGGAACGCGCGAATACTGTCGATATTTTAGTCCATAAAGGAAACCTTGATTTTTTAAACGGTAATGGAATTATTGCCACCGGAAGCCTTCGTCGTAAAGCGCAATGGCTCCATAAATATCCAACGCACGAAGTGGTCGATTTACGCGGAAATGTAAATACCCGTATGCAAAAATTACACGACAACAACTGGAACGGTGCTGTTTTTGCTGCAGCCGGACTGGAACGTATCAATCTGAAACCCGATACGTATATCGATCTGGATTGGATGACTCCCGCACCCGCTCAAGGGGCAATGGTTGTTGTTGCGATGGAAAATGATGCTTTTTGTCGTGAAGCCGTAGCCCGATTAAACCATAACGAAACCGAAATCTGTACGCATATCGAACGGCAGTTTTTACGGGAACTGGAAGGTGGTTGTACCGCTCCGATCGGTGCTTTGGCAACCATTTCCGAAAATACTATCACCTTTAAAGGGGTTCTATTTTCGCTGGACGGAACCGAAAAACACGAGATTGAAAAAGTGGTTTCCCGGGACGATTACCGCGAACTCGGTCAAAAAGCCGCTCGCGAAGTATTGGATAATGGTGGAAGTGTCCTGATGACGCTTATCAAAAAAACATTACAAAAATAA
- a CDS encoding uroporphyrinogen-III synthase, whose product MPEPIRIISTKKLLSNQKQYLLNAGFSVIESDFIKTEDLPFSMPILHDSLLFTSQNAVHSILRHADLTTLQHKDVFCVGTKTKALLEANGFTVIACTGYAAELADYITQHYPQTSFTFFNGNLRRDTLPEALHLAGIAFNEVTVYATLLTPHPIKTKANGILFFSPSGVESYLKENTITDEMCFCIGTTTAEALENTTQNRIIANQPTIENTIIQCLTHFKSVSS is encoded by the coding sequence ATGCCCGAACCGATTCGTATCATCAGCACCAAAAAACTTCTGTCTAACCAGAAGCAATACCTGCTGAATGCCGGTTTTTCGGTTATTGAATCGGATTTTATTAAAACGGAAGACTTGCCTTTTTCAATGCCAATCCTTCACGATTCCCTGCTTTTTACCAGTCAGAATGCGGTTCATAGTATCCTGAGACATGCCGATCTGACAACCTTACAACATAAAGACGTTTTTTGCGTTGGCACCAAAACCAAAGCCTTACTCGAAGCAAATGGTTTTACAGTAATCGCTTGTACCGGATATGCCGCGGAACTGGCCGATTATATTACACAACATTATCCGCAAACCAGTTTTACCTTTTTTAATGGTAATTTGCGTCGGGATACACTACCCGAAGCCTTGCATCTGGCTGGAATCGCTTTTAACGAAGTGACCGTTTATGCCACCTTATTAACCCCGCATCCGATAAAAACCAAAGCCAATGGCATTTTGTTTTTTAGTCCGTCGGGGGTTGAAAGTTATCTAAAAGAAAATACCATAACCGACGAAATGTGTTTTTGTATCGGAACAACCACGGCCGAAGCATTGGAAAATACCACACAAAACCGTATTATTGCCAATCAGCCTACCATTGAAAACACGATAATTCAATGTCTTACTCATTTCAAATCCGTATCGTCATGA
- a CDS encoding GNAT family N-acetyltransferase, translating to MNYLLENQETNRLVFRKLTASDFENWLPYHHDDEAIEFYNAGKAPEEACKKWFEEQFLRYEQQSGGLNALIDKKSNILIGQCGLEPDANDPKKVVLRYALLPKFRDKGYAEEALQHCIKTAFDTMKIKALFAHVSPADQEREAIFSELGMEWEDTDIVNHTIVNIFKIKK from the coding sequence ATGAATTATCTTTTAGAAAATCAGGAAACCAATCGTTTAGTATTCCGAAAACTGACTGCGTCGGATTTCGAAAACTGGCTACCGTATCACCATGATGACGAGGCCATCGAATTTTATAATGCCGGAAAAGCACCCGAAGAAGCTTGTAAAAAATGGTTTGAAGAGCAATTTTTACGATACGAACAGCAATCCGGAGGTTTGAATGCCCTGATCGATAAAAAAAGTAACATCCTTATCGGACAATGCGGATTGGAACCCGATGCGAACGATCCTAAAAAAGTAGTCCTTCGCTATGCACTTCTTCCCAAATTTCGCGATAAAGGTTATGCCGAAGAAGCCTTGCAACATTGCATTAAAACGGCTTTTGACACCATGAAAATCAAAGCACTATTCGCCCATGTAAGCCCGGCCGATCAGGAACGCGAAGCTATTTTCAGTGAACTCGGAATGGAATGGGAAGATACCGACATAGTAAACCACACCATTGTCAATATATTTAAAATAAAAAAATAA
- the hemE gene encoding uroporphyrinogen decarboxylase, whose protein sequence is MIQNDLFLRALKGETVERPPVWMMRQAGRYLPEFRALRDKYDFFTRCKTPELAAEITVQPIRIVKPDAAILFSDILVVPQAMGIDVELKDNLGPIIPNPIRSAADVAKVYNPDIQESLGYVMDAIKLTKEMLNNEVPLIGFAGSPWTIFCYAVEGKGSKSFDTAKGFCFSQPEAAHALLQKITDTTIAYLIEKVKTGVNAVQIFDSWGGMLSPVDYQEFSWKYINQIVEALAPHTEVIVFGKGCWFALNEMSKSKASAIGVDWTCSPQNARYLTGGNITLQGNFDPSRLLSPIPTIKKMVHEMIDAFGKDKYIVNLGHGILPNIPVDHAKAFVEAVKEYQK, encoded by the coding sequence ATGATACAGAACGATTTATTTTTAAGAGCTTTAAAAGGAGAAACCGTGGAAAGACCACCGGTATGGATGATGCGTCAGGCAGGTCGTTATTTACCGGAATTCCGGGCATTGCGCGACAAATATGATTTTTTCACCCGTTGTAAAACTCCCGAACTGGCTGCTGAAATAACCGTTCAGCCGATCCGTATTGTAAAACCCGATGCGGCGATCCTTTTTTCGGATATCCTTGTCGTTCCACAAGCCATGGGAATTGATGTGGAACTAAAAGACAATTTAGGTCCAATTATTCCAAATCCGATTCGATCGGCTGCCGATGTGGCGAAAGTTTACAATCCGGATATTCAGGAATCGTTAGGTTATGTGATGGATGCCATCAAACTGACCAAAGAAATGCTAAACAATGAAGTGCCGCTGATCGGTTTTGCCGGTTCACCGTGGACGATTTTCTGTTATGCTGTAGAAGGAAAAGGTTCGAAAAGTTTCGATACCGCCAAAGGGTTTTGCTTTTCGCAACCGGAAGCGGCGCATGCTTTATTGCAAAAGATCACCGATACCACGATTGCCTATCTGATCGAAAAAGTAAAAACCGGAGTGAATGCCGTTCAGATTTTCGATAGCTGGGGCGGAATGCTTTCACCAGTCGACTATCAGGAGTTCTCCTGGAAATATATCAACCAGATTGTAGAAGCTCTGGCACCACATACAGAAGTGATTGTTTTTGGAAAAGGATGTTGGTTTGCGCTAAACGAAATGTCCAAAAGTAAAGCTTCTGCCATAGGAGTAGACTGGACGTGTTCGCCGCAAAATGCGCGTTACTTAACTGGTGGAAACATCACCTTACAAGGAAACTTCGACCCTTCGCGTTTGTTATCGCCTATTCCAACCATCAAAAAAATGGTACACGAAATGATCGATGCCTTCGGAAAAGACAAATATATCGTAAACCTGGGACACGGTATTTTACCGAATATCCCTGTTGATCATGCAAAAGCATTTGTAGAAGCGGTAAAAGAATACCAAAAATAA
- a CDS encoding DUF3575 domain-containing protein → MFYLLVCLITSVTFGQTRIKGNVATALAAIPNFGIETKIGEKMTFQFDATASFWKSVKGSPLEFTLAFAEVRYYTKDINKGFFVGAHIGGSQYKIQKWDSFHMDYYQEGIGVMIGATIGYLYPINDRFSLELFLGGGTHQGFYKGYTISTHERLDGAEKYNKSGESLPYRGGLMLVYKL, encoded by the coding sequence ATGTTTTACCTGTTGGTTTGCCTGATAACTTCGGTTACTTTCGGTCAGACCCGTATTAAAGGAAATGTTGCGACAGCTTTGGCGGCCATTCCGAATTTTGGAATCGAAACCAAAATCGGTGAGAAAATGACGTTCCAGTTCGATGCGACCGCTTCTTTCTGGAAATCGGTAAAAGGTAGTCCGTTGGAATTTACATTGGCTTTTGCAGAAGTTCGCTATTATACCAAAGATATAAACAAAGGTTTTTTTGTTGGCGCACACATTGGTGGAAGTCAATATAAAATCCAGAAATGGGATTCCTTTCATATGGATTATTATCAGGAAGGTATTGGCGTGATGATCGGTGCTACTATTGGTTATTTGTATCCGATAAATGATCGCTTTAGCCTTGAATTATTTTTAGGTGGCGGAACCCATCAGGGTTTTTACAAAGGATATACAATTTCAACTCATGAGCGACTTGATGGCGCTGAGAAATACAATAAAAGCGGGGAATCTCTTCCGTACCGCGGTGGTTTAATGCTCGTTTATAAATTATAA
- the hemF gene encoding oxygen-dependent coproporphyrinogen oxidase yields MKEQFYTYIQNLQDTITAALEKADGKAVFHQDIWERPEGGGGRTRVIENGNVFEKGGVNISAVYGPLPAAMQAYFNVGDVDFFACGLSLVLHPKNPMVPTVHANWRYFEMYDKDGNVINQWFGGGQDLTPYYLFEEDARHFHQVCKTACDKHNPTFYDQFKKQCDAYFWNAHREEARGIGGLFFDHCKATETMTMEQWYAFVTEVGNSFLEAYLPIVEKRKTLDYTPENRTWQEIRRGRYVEFNLVHDKGTLFGLKTNGRIESILMSLPPHVQWVYDHHPEKDSVEEQLLSVLKTPVDWLK; encoded by the coding sequence ATGAAAGAACAATTTTATACCTACATACAAAATTTACAGGATACCATTACCGCAGCTCTGGAAAAAGCCGACGGTAAGGCTGTTTTTCACCAGGATATCTGGGAACGTCCCGAAGGTGGTGGTGGCAGAACCCGTGTGATCGAAAATGGTAACGTATTCGAAAAAGGTGGCGTTAATATTTCTGCCGTTTACGGACCACTTCCTGCGGCGATGCAAGCCTATTTTAATGTAGGTGACGTTGATTTTTTTGCCTGTGGTTTGAGTTTGGTTCTTCACCCTAAAAATCCGATGGTGCCAACGGTTCATGCGAACTGGCGTTATTTCGAAATGTATGATAAAGACGGAAACGTTATCAACCAATGGTTTGGTGGCGGACAAGATTTAACGCCTTATTACCTGTTTGAAGAAGACGCCAGACACTTCCATCAGGTTTGTAAAACGGCCTGCGACAAACACAATCCGACATTTTACGATCAGTTTAAAAAACAATGTGATGCCTATTTCTGGAATGCACATCGCGAGGAAGCCAGAGGAATCGGCGGACTTTTCTTTGATCATTGCAAAGCCACCGAAACAATGACCATGGAGCAATGGTATGCTTTTGTTACCGAAGTCGGAAACAGCTTTTTGGAGGCTTATCTTCCAATTGTTGAAAAACGGAAAACACTGGATTATACACCGGAAAACAGAACCTGGCAGGAAATCCGACGTGGCCGTTATGTGGAATTCAACCTTGTACACGACAAAGGAACCTTGTTCGGATTAAAAACCAATGGCCGTATCGAAAGTATCTTAATGAGCTTACCACCTCATGTACAGTGGGTTTATGATCATCACCCGGAAAAAGACAGTGTTGAAGAACAGTTGCTTTCCGTTTTAAAAACACCCGTTGACTGGCTAAAATAG